The genomic segment ATCGCGTCCGCAACAGTGGGGCTGATACTGGCCAGTGTGCTCGGTGGACCGATTGCCAAGTTCCTGATCGCCAAAAACAAGAGCGCCGCACCAACAGGCGAAGAGGGCGGCGAGACACATGAAGCTGCAGCGACTGACGAGACACGCGCGCCGATCAATCATGTCGAAATCATGCGGTGCATCCTCTGGATCCACGTCGCCATTGTGATTGGCTATTCTGCCCATGAGAGCCTGCTCACCGCAGGCCTGAAACTGCCGCTGTTCGTGCCCTGCCTGATTGCCGGTATTGTTTTGTCAAATCTCGTCCCGGCAATTTTCAGAAAAGCGAAATCCCCGGCTGGAACTCAGTCGATGGATCTGATCAACGAGTTCAGCCTGTCTGTGTTCCTGTCGATGTCCCTGATGAGCATGGAACTTTGGACCCTGGCCGGAAGCGCGGGTGTCCTTGCGGTTACGATGGTCCTGCAGGCGGTTGCGGCAACCCTATTCATCGTCCTGATCGTTTTCCGGGTCATGGGACGGAATTATTTTGCTGCCGTGCTGTCTGCCGGATTCGCGGGCTTTGCGCTCGGGGCGACCCCAACCGCAATTGCCAACATGAAGGCGGTCACGCAACGATACGGGCCGTCTCCGCTGGCCTTTATTGTCCTGCCGCTGAT from the Roseibium sp. HPY-6 genome contains:
- the gltS gene encoding sodium/glutamate symporter, whose amino-acid sequence is MDPLAAADPIVIDSFAAFTLGIIVYFLGARLTKKFTILSSYSIPEPVSGGLAAAICALLVVAATGRTIEYDLSVRDFLLVYFFTTVGLNARVADLTRGGPILAVMLGLTLVFMIVQNIVGSAGALLFGLPSQAGVLLGTASLIGGHGTAIAWGPTIASQYDVTGAAELGIASATVGLILASVLGGPIAKFLIAKNKSAAPTGEEGGETHEAAATDETRAPINHVEIMRCILWIHVAIVIGYSAHESLLTAGLKLPLFVPCLIAGIVLSNLVPAIFRKAKSPAGTQSMDLINEFSLSVFLSMSLMSMELWTLAGSAGVLAVTMVLQAVAATLFIVLIVFRVMGRNYFAAVLSAGFAGFALGATPTAIANMKAVTQRYGPSPLAFIVLPLISAFFVDLANAFIIQWFLALG